The DNA window GGTCTTGCTCTCTGATGCTGTCCTCACCTCCATCCTCCTCGCCCAGAGCTGAGGGTACAGGCAGTTGCCCAAAGGGTAAGTCCCCCTGGTTTGGTGTAGGGGTGTGGAAGTCACTAGAAATATTCTGGAGAGTGGAGAGAGGACCCTCAAatggaggaggggaggagacCCAGTGGTGTCTGGGGAAGGTGCAGGATGGGAATCTTGGCTTGAGTGGACAAGAAAGACGGGCTGACACATTTCTGTGGGTGGCAGGGCCCCGGAATCACCTGAAGGACGGGAAGGGACCCCAAATTAATCAGAGGTAGGGAAGGGGCCCCAAGGTACTTGGGGGAGAAAGtttccagaattccagaggCAGGGAGGAGCCCTGGAGGGTTCTGTGGGTACCCCGAGCGGCGGCCGCGGCCACGTGCGCGCCCCTTCCCACGTGGGCGCCCGGCGGGACCGCCCGGGGGCGGCGCTACGGGGGCCGCGCGCCGCTGGGATTGGCTGGCGGCGGCCGGCGGGGATTGGTCACGCGGGTCACGCGCGCCTCCGGCATTGGCCGACGCGGCGGGATCGCCATGGTAACCGGGCGTGGCGGGGCGGGAGCGCGCCCCGGAAGCGGAGtcatggcggcggcggcgggggcagcGTTGCTGATGCTGCTGATGGCGGCGGCGCTGGCGGGGGGCGACGACTCGGACTGGGTGCGACTGCCCAGCAAGTGCGAGGGTAAGCGGGGCCTCGGGGGACCGGGGTGATCGGCCGCCGCCCGCTGTCTGCTCGGGCCGGGGGTTGCTGGTGCGGGGCTGCGCCCCCGCGGGCTGCCCCTCTGCCCGCCTCCTGCCCGCGGGCACCGCTGCTCCCGGCAGTCACTTGATCGCCTGCCGGTTCGTAACTGGGACTGGTCGCGTGTGCTACTTACAGTTCGGTCTCCGTGATGCCTCCAATCTGAGTATCTCTTTGGTTCACAGGCAGTCCAGGGTAGATCATGACGGACATTTGCTGTCTGGTGCGGTTTCCTCTGTCTTTGCTGTGCAAGCGCACGTGGAGCTggacagcaaagagaaaatttaaaaaaaaataaaaatagggaaTTCTTTACAAAGCATTCCCTGCTGgggaagcagctctggggatgctgaTGTCCGAGTTCTGCTGTGGCATCAACGTAGCCTCAGAGAAGCATCAGCACAAACACTGACCACACTCTGCTCTTCTTCCTGCCTGGGCTTGGAATCTGTGTCAGTGCACAGCAAAAGCTGCAGGAAGCATCTGGATAACGGGACTCAGCAGTGAGCACTCCTGGCATGTGTGTGGTGTGGAGGGGGACATCCTTGAGGCCCGAGTTCCAAGAGGCTGCGGGAAGGAACGATCATCTCACCTGAGAAATGGCCACAGTCGTCTCCAGCCCCTGGTGCCAGCAGAGACAGGACCGTGCAGGAGGTGTGCACAGGGCTTATCAACACGTGTGCAGGAGCTCTGGAGAAGCCACCTCGCTCTTTTCCTGCCTGGGTCGTCTCTCAACTCACATAATTGCCTGGGAGTAGACAGTGGCTCATTGCTGTCAGACCATTTCCTGCTGGAGTTTGGTTCTTCTCTTAAAGTGGAGCTCGAAGAAGAGGTGGCTCCTGACAAACAGGACCCCACAGCACTGGACAAAGCTTTCTCCAGTCTCCTGAGATTTTAtatttggggcaggaatggcCACACCATGCCTGGCTTCCatccctccccattcccacttGTAAACCCCTGAGatatttctcctgctgtgtgcTTCTATAACTGTGTTTGGctctttttagagaaaaaataaagcttttttttttttagttttataaaAATAACCACGCACTGTGTTCTAAATCTGTTGATGATATGgtctctgctgcaggcagagccccaGGTTGTGTTGCTGGAGCTCACAGCCAGCACCTTGTCCTGTCACCCAGGCCACCAAGCCCTGCCAGCTGCTCAGTCCCCAGCAcaaccccagtgtccccagagcagtgAGAGCACAGAACCAGCACCAGGTGGAACGTGCTGTCATCACGACGAGAAGCTCAGCCACACTGGGACTTGCATTGCAAAAAGATGCCATGCTCTTCCAAAAGGAAGAAGTGGCAGGGAAATAGAGGCTTTTGGGGAGAAAGCTGCAGGCAGAACTGAGCCTGTGTGActtcccagctgtgccacagcagctggTTTACACTGAAGCATTGGTTTGGGTGCTCCTGCTTCAAGCGTTCTCCAGTGGAAGCAGCTGAGCCAGTCCTGGTTATTTCTTTGGATGGCCGAGATGTGTTTTGCGCTCACAGCAGCTTTGGTGTGCCCAGTTCCTGGGGCTGGTTCTTGCTGctgtcccaggtgctctggTCACGCTGCCTGTCAGAACAGTGACACCCCCTAAACCATTTGTGCTCTCTCCTTCCCACAGTGTGCAAGTATGTAGCCGTGGAGCTGAAATCCGCCTTTGAGGAGACTGGCAAGACCAAGGAGGTGATCGACACCAAGTACGGCTTCCTGGATGGGAAAGGCTCTGCTGTCAAGTACACACAGTCGTAAGTGGGAGTGGGATGGGAGTCTCCTGTTGCTGTCGCTGCCTCCAGAGCTGGAGGCTTTGGGAGGCTCACCCTGTGCCCTGGCTGTTGCTGGAGGCCCACGCCGAGCCTGagcccttcctcctctccatgCAGGGACATCCGGTTAATTGAGGTGACAGAGAACATCTGCAAGAGGCTGTTGGATTACAACCTGCACAAGGAGAGGAGCGGCAGTAACAGATTCGCAAAGGTGACAGCTGTTCCTTCAGTTCCTGCTCCCAAATATGCCTCACCTATCCCTTCACTGCCAGAGTGCCAAACCAGGTTCATTCTTCCCATCCTCTGGATCCCCTTCTAGTGCCTGGCATGCAAGACGACGCTGCCCCCCAAGTCAGATGTGGGGTGCTGTCTTTGGTGGCAGTGGGCAGGCTCCTGCCTGCATGGAGGGAACCAGGGGATGTCTTGCTCTTGGGTTTGGGACCAGATTTGCAGACGGGGACTCGCTGCCACTTGAACTCCCCCCTGGTAACGCTGATGTCCCAGGGATCTGGCTTGCACATTCCTGCACGGCTGGGCAGGGTTGTGGTTGACATGGGGAGGAGAGtgggagccctgcaggaggagcaCCACCTCAccaggcagtgctgctccctccctcaGGGCATGTCAGAGACGTTCGAGACCCTGCACAATCTGGTGCACAAGGGTGTCAAGGTGGTGATGGACATCCCCTACGAGCTGTGGAACGAGACCTCCGCTGAGGTGGCTGACCTCAAAAAGCAGGTACCCTGCCCCATGGGACTGGCCCTCAGTGGCTGCTATGACCTTTTAGGCTGGAGTGGTGGGGGGAGAGCATCCAGGGGTgcgctgctgggagcaggataTTGGCAGGACCTATGGCAGGAGCCTGGCCCTAGTCCTGCCACACGCCAGCATATGCCTGGAGCTGAGCTCTCCTCTCTGCCGTAGTGCGATGTGCTGGTAGAGGAGTATGAAGATGTGATAGAAGATTGGTACAGGCACCACCAGACAGAGGACCTCTCCCAGTTTCTCTGTGCCAACCACGTGCTAAAAGGAAAGGACACAAGTAAGTCCTGGCTGCTGTCAGGGGCTGAAATAATGCAGGAATGCTTTTGAGGATTAGGGGAGCCTTGCTAAAGCATGGGAAGCCCTGCCTCTCCATCAGagccccctctgcccctctcttctcttttccctaGGCTGCCTGGCAGAGAAGTGGACTGGCAAGAAGGGTGATTTGGCAAGCGtgggggagaagcagagcaaaaaaaagagcgggaagaagaagaaaaagggcCAGAAGGATGAGCGCGAGGGAGCTGCCAGCCTTCCGGACACAGGGGAGGCCCTGGAGGGGGTCCAGGAGCAGGCTCCGCTCACCCACAGCCCAGCTGATGAGCTGTAGGCACGCAGCCCCTGCCCCCGGGGCCGCCCACTCCGGGGCTTCACCCCGCTGTGCCTATGGGTACCAAAGGAAAAGGGACTTGTGATTCGGGGGAGACCGGAGCGCCTGGCCCCGCCTTGCCAGCCTGGGTGCCATCCCGTGTTTAGGTGTCACGGAGCCGCGGACCCAGACCTGCCACATCCCTGCCGGGGGCTCCAGCTCTGGGAGGCCGCGAGTGCTGCCCCGCCGCCGGCTCCTCGCACGCCGCCGGGACTGTAAATAAAGACGTTTTCCCCAGAGTCGCCGCCGCCACTGCCGGCCccgcttctgctgctgctgggtgcgGGATCAGCGCTGCTGCGGCCCGGGGAGGCCGGTGAGGGGCGGGCGGGTcccgcgggccgggccgggccgggccctgACCCCGCCGAGGCAAAGGTCGGGGCCGTGAGGGGGCGCGGCGCGAGCGCTGCCGGGCGGGGCGGATTGGCGGGGCGGTGGCCAGGGGGGCGTGGCCTGGCCGGGGGCGGGAGGGGCGCGGCGCGAGCGGCGATTGGTGGGGCCGCGGGGGCGGACGCGGCGGGGATTGGTGGGAGCGCgggggcggggcgcggcgggggcgcgGCGCAGCGAGGCTGAGGGGCCGCGGCGGTGTCGGTGTCCGGGTccgtggcggcggcggcggcggcgggatGGTGGACAGCGTGTACCGGACGCGGTCGCTGGGAGTGGGGGCGGAGGGGCTGCCGGACCAGTACGCGGACGGGCGGGCGGCCCGCGTGTGGCAGCTGTACATCGGGGACACGCGGGGCCGCACGGCCGAGTACCGCAGCTGGCTCCTGGCGCTGCTCCGCCAGCACCGCTGCCGCTCCGTCCTCGACGTGGCCTGCGGCACCGGGTGAGGCCCCGCGCCCCTCTCCCGCCCGCCTCCCAGGTGTCCCTTCCCCCTGCCCGGGGCTACCCGGGGCCTCGCTGCCCCCGGCCATCCCCAGTGCCCTCCTCCCCCAagccccccccggccccctcagctgcccccggccccgctgacagccgtgtccccagggtggaCTCCATCATGCTGCTCGAGGAGGGCTTCCAGGTGACCAGCGTCGATGCCAGCGACAAGATGCTCAAGTACGCGCTGAAGGAGCGCTGGGAGCGGCGCAAGGAGGAGCCCTTCGACCGATGGGGTGCGAGGGCTGTGGGGGCCGGGAGGGGTCTGCGGACACTGACGCTCTCCCCCAGCGCACTGTCCATGGCCCCTCGCAGTGCTCAGGCCACTCATCTGGGACTGCTGCTGGCCGGGTGGCCTTGCTGCGGGGACCTGCCGGTGCCAGCTGCTCGGCAAAACAAGCCAATGTCCTCGTCTGTCTGGCTGCTGGCCAGAGGCCAGAGGCAGCACCCACAGGggcctgggaagggctgggtgACGCTGGGATGGGGTCTTGCAAGCAGGGGAGGCTGTTGGGTGTCCCTGTCCTCATCcatttccctgtgctgcagtCATCGAGGAGGCCAACTGGCTCACACTGGAGAAGGACCTGGAG is part of the Poecile atricapillus isolate bPoeAtr1 chromosome 3, bPoeAtr1.hap1, whole genome shotgun sequence genome and encodes:
- the CNPY3 gene encoding protein canopy homolog 3 isoform X2, which gives rise to MQRLSSAEVAAVLGGMCEGSSAPKLSPSVGRAAVPLPTLTRPLSMVLAGQRRQLVVCVVSDLAPSSGHAVWISGGNGSILQSFAYGASQEDGGTVCSVSLLSSDPPRERELACHVGANRTSPSHSSSPIRITGNEEAAELCTTAVCKYVAVELKSAFEETGKTKEVIDTKYGFLDGKGSAVKYTQSDIRLIEVTENICKRLLDYNLHKERSGSNRFAKGMSETFETLHNLVHKGVKVVMDIPYELWNETSAEVADLKKQCDVLVEEYEDVIEDWYRHHQTEDLSQFLCANHVLKGKDTSCLAEKWTGKKGDLASVGEKQSKKKSGKKKKKGQKDEREGAASLPDTGEALEGVQEQAPLTHSPADEL
- the CNPY3 gene encoding protein canopy homolog 3 isoform X1 yields the protein MVTGRGGAGARPGSGVMAAAAGAALLMLLMAAALAGGDDSDWVRLPSKCEVCKYVAVELKSAFEETGKTKEVIDTKYGFLDGKGSAVKYTQSDIRLIEVTENICKRLLDYNLHKERSGSNRFAKGMSETFETLHNLVHKGVKVVMDIPYELWNETSAEVADLKKQCDVLVEEYEDVIEDWYRHHQTEDLSQFLCANHVLKGKDTSCLAEKWTGKKGDLASVGEKQSKKKSGKKKKKGQKDEREGAASLPDTGEALEGVQEQAPLTHSPADEL